One genomic segment of Calditerricola satsumensis includes these proteins:
- a CDS encoding potassium channel family protein gives MPKQFAVIGLGRFGSSVARTLTELGHEVLAIDSDEDRIQEALPYVTHAVQADATDEEALKALGIRNFDVVVVAIGADIQASILATLILKELGVPHIVVKAQNHRHGQVLYKIGADEVVFPERDMGVRVARHLVSPNILDYIELADDYSIAEVVASDNMDGKTLRELDIRAKFGCNVLAIKSGTRINIAPRADDVIRSGDILVVVGRNDDLRRLQDKA, from the coding sequence ATGCCGAAACAGTTTGCCGTGATTGGACTGGGTCGCTTCGGTTCGAGCGTCGCGCGCACGTTGACGGAGCTGGGCCACGAGGTGTTGGCCATCGACAGCGACGAGGACCGCATCCAGGAAGCCCTGCCCTATGTGACGCACGCGGTGCAGGCCGACGCGACGGATGAGGAAGCCCTCAAGGCCCTGGGCATTCGCAACTTTGACGTTGTGGTGGTGGCCATCGGGGCCGACATCCAGGCGAGCATTCTCGCCACGTTGATCCTCAAAGAGCTGGGCGTGCCGCACATTGTGGTGAAGGCGCAGAATCATCGCCACGGGCAGGTGCTCTACAAAATTGGCGCCGACGAAGTGGTCTTCCCCGAGCGGGATATGGGCGTGCGGGTGGCCCGCCATCTCGTGTCGCCAAACATCCTCGACTACATCGAGCTGGCCGACGACTACAGCATCGCCGAAGTGGTGGCCTCGGACAACATGGACGGCAAGACGCTGCGCGAGCTGGACATTCGGGCCAAGTTTGGCTGCAACGTGTTGGCCATCAAGAGCGGAACGCGGATCAACATCGCCCCGCGGGCCGACGACGTGATCCGCAGCGGCGACATCCTCGTCGTCGTGGGACGCAACGACGATTTGCGCCGGCTGCAGGACAAGGCGTGA
- a CDS encoding FecCD family ABC transporter permease gives MRGFVTLRLRRPPVSVQVGKRAVAVVALLAAATAAVAVASLGAGSLALSPMDVVRALWGYGAEPHVFVVQTLRLPRILVGLMVGAALGLSGAILQGLFRNPLASPDILGVTGGAAVAAVAFLVYGQGLRILWLPAFAFAGAMAIALFLYLIAWKAGVSTFRLVLVGIGLKAATAALTTLLVVKSPIYLTQKAMVWLTGSIYGTAWIDVGLLAPWLAVLTFLVAVSARHVNALQLGDEVAAGVGAAVSRQRLFLLMLCAALCGAAVAVGGAIGFVALLAPHIARQLVGPSFGPLAAASALIGSLIVVAADTVARTAFAPLDIPVGVFTAAVGAPFFLYLLVRHRNR, from the coding sequence ATGCGCGGATTCGTCACGCTGCGCCTGCGCCGCCCGCCCGTTTCCGTTCAGGTGGGGAAGCGGGCGGTGGCGGTGGTCGCGCTCCTTGCCGCGGCCACGGCGGCGGTGGCCGTCGCCAGTTTGGGCGCCGGATCCCTCGCGCTTTCGCCGATGGACGTGGTGCGGGCCTTGTGGGGCTATGGCGCCGAGCCCCACGTCTTTGTCGTGCAAACGCTTCGCCTGCCGCGCATCCTGGTCGGCCTGATGGTGGGCGCAGCGCTGGGGCTTTCGGGGGCCATCCTGCAGGGCCTGTTTCGCAATCCGCTCGCCTCGCCGGACATCCTCGGGGTGACCGGCGGGGCCGCCGTGGCGGCGGTGGCCTTCCTCGTCTATGGGCAAGGGCTCAGAATCCTGTGGCTCCCCGCGTTTGCCTTCGCCGGGGCCATGGCCATCGCCCTGTTCCTCTATCTCATCGCCTGGAAGGCCGGGGTTTCCACCTTTCGCCTCGTCTTGGTGGGCATCGGGCTGAAGGCGGCCACGGCGGCGCTGACCACGTTGCTCGTCGTCAAGAGCCCCATCTACCTCACGCAAAAGGCGATGGTGTGGTTGACGGGCAGCATTTACGGGACCGCGTGGATCGACGTGGGGCTGTTGGCGCCCTGGCTCGCGGTGCTCACATTCTTGGTGGCCGTCAGCGCCCGACACGTCAACGCCCTGCAGCTGGGTGATGAGGTGGCCGCCGGCGTGGGGGCGGCCGTCTCGAGGCAGCGCCTGTTTTTGCTCATGCTGTGCGCGGCGCTGTGCGGCGCGGCCGTCGCCGTCGGCGGGGCGATCGGCTTTGTGGCCCTGCTGGCGCCGCACATCGCGCGGCAGCTGGTGGGTCCCTCCTTCGGCCCGCTGGCGGCCGCGTCGGCCCTCATCGGCAGCCTGATTGTGGTGGCGGCCGACACCGTGGCGCGAACGGCCTTTGCCCCGCTGGACATCCCGGTGGGCGTGTTCACGGCGGCGGTCGGCGCACCGTTCTTTTTGTACCTGCTCGTTCGCCATCGAAACCGTTAG
- a CDS encoding COX15/CtaA family protein: MVSRGLKLLAVATTIGMLLLLLGGALVTKTGSGDGCGDSWPLCNGRLFPPLELEAIIEWSHRLVTALITPLLLATVVWSWRRAGHIPWVRFFGFCALLTTFVQALLGAAAVVWDQSDLVMALHFGISLTAFASVLLIAIQLFVGEERRGGRASVPRRFLWLVAGTAAYTYVVVYLGALVRHTGSSMAIPDWPLNFGRLIPPLTGQIAIQFLHRVAALVLFALVVAIVVMAERALRDRRDLRWAGWVALVLTGLQVVSGGLVVLTGLNLLVALVHTVLVAALFGVLVWMTLQAWDGREARTVRGVSPAAHGEALPFRG; the protein is encoded by the coding sequence ATGGTTTCGCGTGGATTGAAGCTGCTGGCCGTTGCCACGACAATCGGCATGCTGCTTTTGCTCCTTGGCGGCGCGCTGGTCACGAAGACGGGCTCCGGCGACGGGTGTGGCGACTCGTGGCCCCTGTGCAACGGGCGCCTGTTCCCGCCGCTTGAGCTGGAGGCGATCATCGAGTGGAGCCACCGCCTCGTCACGGCCCTGATCACGCCGCTTTTGTTGGCCACGGTGGTCTGGTCGTGGCGCCGGGCGGGACACATTCCGTGGGTGCGCTTCTTCGGCTTTTGCGCCCTGCTCACCACCTTCGTGCAGGCGTTGCTCGGCGCGGCGGCGGTGGTGTGGGATCAATCCGATCTTGTCATGGCCCTCCATTTTGGCATCTCCCTCACCGCCTTTGCCAGTGTGTTGCTCATCGCCATCCAGCTGTTCGTCGGCGAGGAAAGGCGCGGGGGGAGGGCGTCCGTGCCGCGGCGCTTCCTTTGGCTCGTTGCCGGGACGGCGGCCTACACCTATGTCGTGGTCTACCTGGGGGCCTTGGTGCGCCATACCGGGTCGAGCATGGCCATTCCGGACTGGCCGCTCAACTTTGGCCGGCTGATTCCGCCCCTCACCGGGCAGATCGCCATCCAGTTCCTGCATCGGGTGGCGGCCCTCGTGCTCTTCGCCTTGGTGGTGGCCATCGTGGTCATGGCGGAGCGGGCGCTGCGCGATCGGCGCGATCTGCGGTGGGCCGGTTGGGTGGCGCTTGTCCTGACGGGGCTGCAGGTAGTCAGCGGCGGGTTGGTCGTGTTGACCGGGCTGAACCTGTTGGTCGCCCTGGTGCACACCGTTCTTGTCGCGGCCCTGTTTGGCGTGCTGGTCTGGATGACCCTGCAGGCCTGGGATGGACGCGAAGCCCGCACCGTCCGGGGGGTGTCTCCGGCCGCGCACGGCGAAGCGCTCCCCTTCCGCGGCTGA
- a CDS encoding TrmH family RNA methyltransferase encodes MERIVSRQNARVRAWRKLHTRKGRERAGLFLLEGTHVVAEALAAGAPVTHVLWDETRPLPEELAEWAGRAEGPRWVACTPEVIAHLATTETPQAVLAIARIPERDRRLWLAEAANASARGLVLLVDAVQDPGNVGTLIRTADAAGADAVFLGTGSADAYNPKTVRATMGSLFHVPVFAAPLEEVVAALRKAGWTVWAAALSGARYDDPALYTRPTAFVVGNEASGVSPDLAARTDGTVTIPMPGRAESLNVAVAAGVLLFEAVRQRRREHGSAEWRKAGG; translated from the coding sequence ATGGAACGGATCGTTTCGCGGCAAAACGCGCGCGTTCGGGCGTGGCGCAAACTGCACACGCGCAAGGGGCGCGAGCGCGCCGGCCTGTTTTTGCTCGAGGGCACGCACGTGGTGGCGGAGGCGCTGGCGGCGGGGGCGCCGGTTACCCATGTGTTGTGGGACGAGACGCGGCCGTTGCCGGAAGAGCTGGCGGAATGGGCCGGGCGCGCCGAGGGACCTCGCTGGGTGGCCTGTACCCCTGAAGTCATCGCCCACCTGGCCACAACGGAGACGCCGCAGGCCGTGTTGGCCATCGCGCGCATCCCGGAGCGGGACAGGAGGTTGTGGCTGGCCGAAGCGGCGAACGCGTCGGCGCGCGGTCTGGTTCTCCTGGTTGACGCCGTGCAGGATCCCGGCAACGTGGGCACGCTCATCCGCACCGCCGACGCCGCCGGCGCCGATGCGGTGTTCCTTGGCACTGGCTCTGCCGACGCGTACAATCCCAAAACGGTGCGCGCCACAATGGGCTCCCTCTTTCACGTGCCGGTCTTTGCCGCGCCGCTGGAGGAGGTGGTGGCGGCGCTGCGCAAGGCCGGATGGACTGTGTGGGCGGCAGCGCTTTCCGGTGCGCGTTACGACGATCCGGCCCTGTATACGCGGCCGACCGCTTTTGTGGTGGGCAACGAGGCGAGCGGCGTGTCGCCTGACCTGGCAGCGAGGACGGATGGCACGGTGACCATTCCCATGCCGGGGCGGGCGGAGTCGCTCAACGTGGCCGTGGCCGCGGGGGTGCTCCTGTTTGAGGCGGTGCGGCAGCGGAGGCGGGAGCATGGTTCGGCGGAGTGGAGAAAGGCGGGGGGATGA
- the sspI gene encoding small acid-soluble spore protein SspI — protein MRIEDLDLRQAVLHNLRGATSEELREMITDAITTREEKALPGLGVLFELLWTHSSPQEQQHMLSTLEAQVNPPNA, from the coding sequence GTGCGCATCGAAGACCTGGACCTGCGCCAAGCCGTGTTGCACAACCTGCGCGGCGCGACCAGCGAAGAGCTGCGCGAGATGATCACCGACGCCATCACAACGCGGGAGGAGAAGGCGCTCCCCGGGCTCGGCGTGCTGTTTGAACTCCTGTGGACCCATTCAAGCCCCCAAGAACAGCAGCACATGCTGTCCACGCTGGAGGCGCAGGTCAATCCGCCCAACGCTTAG
- a CDS encoding ABC transporter ATP-binding protein translates to MPMLESRQLTVAYGDAIVLDQLDLRVPPGKITVLIGRNGCGKSTLLRALARLLKPQGGAVYLDGRAIAKLPTREVAKQLAILPQSPVAPEGLTVLGLIKQGRYPYQNWLNQWSEEDERMVRQALEWTGMVAHADRPVDALSGGQRQRAWIAMALAQGTPILLLDEPTTYLDLAHQIEILDLLAALNAREGRTIVMVLHDLNLACRYAHHLVVLRDGAVYAQGAPEEIVSEDLVREVFGVDCKVVPDPLYGTPLCIPHSRFVPAVAAQPNTGHAV, encoded by the coding sequence ATGCCCATGCTGGAAAGCCGCCAGCTAACCGTGGCGTACGGCGATGCGATTGTCCTGGATCAGCTCGACCTGCGCGTGCCGCCGGGGAAGATCACCGTGCTGATTGGCCGCAACGGATGCGGCAAGTCGACGCTGCTTCGCGCGTTGGCTCGGCTCCTCAAACCGCAGGGGGGCGCCGTGTACCTCGACGGCCGGGCCATCGCCAAGCTGCCGACCCGCGAGGTGGCCAAGCAGCTGGCCATTCTGCCGCAAAGCCCGGTGGCGCCGGAAGGGTTGACCGTGCTCGGGCTGATCAAACAGGGGCGCTACCCGTACCAGAATTGGCTGAACCAATGGAGCGAGGAGGACGAGCGCATGGTGCGGCAGGCCCTCGAATGGACGGGGATGGTCGCCCATGCCGATCGCCCCGTCGACGCCCTCTCGGGGGGGCAGCGCCAACGGGCCTGGATCGCCATGGCCCTGGCCCAGGGAACGCCGATCCTCCTTTTGGATGAGCCAACCACCTACCTCGATTTGGCCCACCAGATCGAAATCTTGGACCTCTTGGCAGCCTTGAACGCGCGGGAGGGGCGCACCATCGTCATGGTGCTGCACGACCTCAACCTGGCCTGCCGGTACGCCCATCACCTGGTGGTCCTTCGCGACGGGGCGGTTTACGCCCAGGGCGCGCCGGAGGAGATCGTCAGCGAGGATCTGGTGCGGGAGGTTTTCGGGGTCGACTGCAAAGTGGTGCCCGATCCCCTCTACGGCACGCCGCTGTGCATTCCGCACAGCCGCTTTGTGCCGGCCGTTGCGGCTCAGCCCAACACGGGTCATGCGGTTTAA
- a CDS encoding Sir2 family NAD-dependent protein deacetylase — protein MNPGASYFHQRPKEFWKVFRQVFPIEELAKANPNEAHLFLSELENMGKDIVVITQNIDGLHQKSGSQNVLELHGTLFSATCPKCKTVYSLPREEEVPRCTRERPKGVCGSILKPDVVLFGDPVQHFPEAVERIQHADLFVAIGTSLEVSPANALPLYAQGKKVLINRDETPMDHHFDLVIRGAIRDAISGIKGKLTSRH, from the coding sequence GTGAATCCCGGCGCATCGTATTTTCATCAGCGTCCCAAGGAGTTTTGGAAAGTGTTTCGTCAAGTTTTTCCCATTGAAGAATTGGCGAAGGCCAACCCCAATGAAGCTCATCTTTTTTTATCAGAACTGGAGAATATGGGAAAGGATATTGTGGTCATTACCCAGAACATCGATGGGCTTCACCAGAAATCCGGAAGCCAAAACGTATTGGAACTTCACGGCACGCTCTTTTCTGCAACATGCCCGAAATGCAAGACCGTCTATTCACTCCCGAGAGAAGAAGAAGTTCCCCGTTGTACGCGGGAACGTCCAAAGGGCGTGTGTGGTTCCATCCTCAAACCCGATGTTGTTCTTTTCGGGGATCCGGTCCAACATTTTCCTGAAGCTGTGGAACGCATTCAACATGCGGATCTCTTTGTCGCGATTGGAACATCGTTGGAGGTTTCTCCGGCCAATGCGCTTCCCTTGTATGCACAAGGGAAAAAAGTGTTGATCAATCGTGACGAGACGCCCATGGATCATCATTTCGATCTGGTTATCCGCGGCGCCATTCGTGATGCAATTTCCGGTATTAAGGGAAAATTAACCTCAAGGCATTGA
- a CDS encoding aspartate aminotransferase family protein, whose product MAERVDWKTLDHTYLLPTYNRLPIAIARAKGNYLYDTEGNAYLDLFTGLAVNVLGHGHPTVLAALREQADAFLHISNLFLNPPAIRLAQRLVACTFPGKVFFTNSGAEATEAAIKLVHKWARRRGDGREGFVVLKNSFHGRTLGALRLTRQRAVQQDFPTPPVPVYEVEPENLAQVEAVLRAHRPAAVLVEPVLGSGGVIPLSDGYLQALEGLCRAHGVLFGVDEIQTGMGRTGTLFAYQQAGVTPDFLLFAKGVGGGLPLGGVIAGEKLADAFAPGDHGSTFAPSPLSAACGNAVLQVLLDDGLLEEGRRAAAYLRERLEALCRAHPDAFEPVRGKGMMLGLPMKWPAEAVRALQQALLRQGFLFDVTQRTVIRLLPPLTLAPDEVDAFVAALDACVRQGMPVPGPTE is encoded by the coding sequence ATGGCCGAACGCGTCGATTGGAAAACCCTGGACCACACCTACCTCCTTCCCACCTACAACCGCCTGCCCATTGCCATCGCCCGGGCAAAGGGCAACTACCTGTACGACACGGAGGGCAACGCCTACCTCGACCTGTTCACCGGCCTGGCCGTCAACGTCCTCGGCCACGGCCACCCGACGGTGCTCGCGGCGCTGCGCGAGCAAGCTGACGCGTTTCTCCACATCTCCAACCTCTTTCTGAACCCGCCGGCCATCCGCCTGGCCCAGCGCCTCGTGGCCTGCACCTTCCCCGGCAAGGTGTTCTTCACCAACTCCGGGGCCGAGGCCACGGAGGCGGCGATCAAGCTGGTGCACAAGTGGGCCCGCAGGCGCGGCGACGGCCGGGAAGGCTTTGTCGTGCTCAAGAACAGCTTCCACGGCCGCACCCTCGGCGCCCTGCGCCTGACGCGCCAGCGCGCCGTCCAGCAGGATTTCCCGACGCCGCCCGTCCCCGTCTACGAAGTGGAGCCGGAGAATCTCGCCCAGGTGGAAGCGGTGCTGCGGGCGCATCGCCCGGCCGCCGTCCTCGTCGAGCCCGTGCTGGGCTCCGGCGGGGTGATTCCCCTGTCGGACGGCTACCTGCAAGCCCTCGAGGGGCTGTGCCGGGCGCACGGCGTCCTCTTCGGCGTCGACGAGATCCAGACGGGCATGGGGCGCACCGGCACCCTTTTTGCCTACCAGCAGGCCGGCGTCACGCCGGACTTCCTCCTCTTCGCCAAGGGGGTCGGCGGCGGGCTGCCCCTCGGCGGCGTCATCGCCGGGGAAAAGCTGGCCGACGCCTTTGCGCCCGGCGACCACGGCAGCACCTTCGCCCCGTCCCCGTTGAGCGCGGCGTGCGGCAACGCCGTCCTCCAGGTGCTCCTGGACGACGGGCTTCTAGAAGAGGGGCGCCGGGCGGCGGCGTACCTGCGCGAGCGGCTCGAGGCCCTCTGCCGCGCCCATCCCGACGCCTTCGAACCCGTGCGCGGCAAGGGGATGATGCTCGGCCTGCCGATGAAATGGCCGGCCGAGGCGGTTCGCGCCCTGCAGCAGGCGCTGCTCCGGCAGGGCTTTCTCTTCGACGTGACCCAACGAACCGTCATCCGCCTGCTGCCGCCGCTCACCCTCGCCCCGGACGAAGTGGACGCCTTTGTGGCCGCCCTCGACGCGTGCGTGCGCCAAGGCATGCCCGTCCCCGGGCCGACCGAATGA
- a CDS encoding dicarboxylate/amino acid:cation symporter produces the protein MKLTTKILIGILCGLAAGVGLQSAPAGLAQPLVQYALQPIGDLFLRAIKMLVVPLVFFSVISGTANVANPKTLGRIGAKTLALYLITTALAITLALIAANLTDPGTGVPLDRQQAGNVEIKEAPPVTQTLLSIIPTNPIDALANGDMLPIIAFALFVGLAMASLGERVQLLRDACEQANVVMMRLVDAVMKLAPYGAFALMAVAITKAGLDLIGSMFVYLLTVIGTLLIHAGVVYSLMVRYLGKMSPRTFFRGMLPAMEVAFATSSSSATLPVTMEQVERELRVPKSVSSFVLPVGATMNMDGTAIMMGVASVFIAQAYGVDLTLWQQATIVLTATLASIGTAAVPSAGLVMLTMVLTAVGLPVEGIALVMGVDRLVDMCRTVVNITGDACVAVCVASGEAEAEPLAVDRELPA, from the coding sequence ATGAAGCTGACCACCAAGATCCTGATCGGCATCCTTTGCGGACTGGCAGCCGGGGTCGGGCTGCAAAGCGCTCCGGCCGGCCTTGCCCAGCCCCTCGTCCAATACGCGCTCCAACCCATCGGCGACCTGTTTCTGCGGGCCATCAAAATGCTGGTGGTTCCCTTGGTCTTTTTCTCCGTCATCTCGGGAACAGCCAACGTAGCCAACCCGAAAACCCTGGGGCGAATCGGCGCGAAAACGCTGGCCCTTTACCTGATCACCACGGCCCTCGCCATCACCCTTGCCCTGATTGCCGCCAACCTCACCGATCCCGGTACCGGCGTCCCCCTCGACCGCCAACAGGCCGGGAACGTCGAAATCAAGGAAGCGCCGCCCGTTACGCAAACCCTGCTCTCCATCATCCCCACCAACCCGATCGACGCCTTGGCCAACGGCGACATGCTGCCAATCATCGCCTTTGCCCTGTTCGTCGGCTTGGCCATGGCCTCGCTGGGCGAGCGCGTCCAGCTGTTGCGCGACGCGTGCGAACAGGCCAACGTGGTCATGATGCGCCTCGTGGACGCGGTGATGAAGCTGGCCCCCTACGGCGCCTTCGCCCTGATGGCGGTGGCCATCACCAAAGCCGGCCTCGACCTCATCGGCAGCATGTTCGTCTACCTGCTGACCGTCATCGGCACGCTGCTGATCCACGCGGGCGTCGTCTACAGCCTCATGGTCCGTTACCTGGGCAAGATGAGCCCGCGGACCTTCTTCAGGGGCATGCTCCCCGCCATGGAAGTGGCCTTCGCCACCAGTTCCAGCTCGGCCACCCTGCCCGTCACGATGGAACAGGTGGAACGGGAGCTGCGGGTCCCCAAGTCGGTGTCAAGCTTTGTCCTCCCGGTGGGCGCCACCATGAACATGGACGGTACGGCGATCATGATGGGCGTGGCGTCGGTCTTCATCGCCCAGGCCTACGGCGTCGACCTGACCCTGTGGCAACAGGCCACCATCGTCCTCACCGCCACCCTCGCCTCCATCGGCACCGCCGCGGTGCCCAGCGCCGGGCTGGTCATGCTCACCATGGTGCTCACCGCCGTGGGGCTGCCGGTGGAAGGCATCGCCCTGGTCATGGGCGTTGACCGCCTCGTGGACATGTGCCGCACGGTGGTCAACATCACGGGGGACGCTTGCGTGGCCGTCTGCGTGGCTTCCGGCGAAGCGGAGGCCGAACCGCTCGCGGTCGACCGCGAGCTGCCCGCGTAG
- the dapD gene encoding 2,3,4,5-tetrahydropyridine-2,6-dicarboxylate N-acetyltransferase, with amino-acid sequence MQLHNAEDIIAFIKNSEKKTPVKVYLKGKLEEIDFGPNVKAFLFGQAGVLFGDWKEIQPLLEAHRDKIEDYVVENDRRNSAIPLLDLKDIPARIEPGAIIREHVTIGKNAVIMMGAVINIGAVIGEGTMVDMNAVVGGRGIIGKNCHIGAGAVIAGVIEPPSAQPVVIEDDVMIGANAVILEGVRVGKGAVVAAGAVVIEDVPPYTVVAGVPAKVIKRIDEKTRAKTQIREELRQL; translated from the coding sequence ATGCAGCTGCACAACGCCGAGGACATCATCGCCTTTATCAAGAACAGCGAGAAGAAAACGCCGGTGAAGGTGTACCTCAAAGGAAAGCTGGAGGAGATCGACTTCGGGCCGAACGTGAAGGCGTTTTTGTTCGGACAAGCCGGGGTACTCTTTGGGGACTGGAAGGAGATCCAGCCCCTTCTCGAAGCCCATCGGGACAAGATCGAGGACTATGTCGTGGAAAACGACCGCCGCAACTCGGCCATCCCGCTCCTCGACCTGAAGGACATCCCCGCGCGCATCGAGCCGGGGGCGATCATCCGCGAGCACGTGACCATCGGCAAAAACGCCGTCATCATGATGGGGGCGGTGATCAACATCGGCGCTGTCATCGGCGAGGGCACGATGGTCGACATGAACGCCGTCGTCGGCGGGCGCGGCATCATCGGGAAGAACTGCCATATCGGCGCCGGGGCGGTGATTGCCGGGGTGATCGAGCCGCCGTCGGCCCAGCCGGTGGTGATTGAGGACGACGTGATGATCGGGGCCAACGCCGTCATCCTTGAAGGCGTGCGCGTGGGCAAGGGCGCCGTCGTCGCCGCCGGGGCGGTGGTCATCGAAGACGTGCCGCCGTACACGGTGGTGGCCGGCGTGCCGGCGAAGGTGATCAAGCGCATCGACGAGAAGACGCGGGCCAAGACGCAGATCCGCGAAGAACTGCGCCAACTGTAA
- a CDS encoding FecCD family ABC transporter permease: MTGLLSTPARRAAGLMVGLLVLALLAAVSVSYGALATSWRTVIEAYTQFNGSNEHLVITEVRVPRTAIALAVGASLGMAGALLQMLTRNPLADPEVFGLNAGAALAIVVAVSVFSISSLAAFTALAFVGAACAGLGVLLLGSLGRDGMTPLKLTLAGAAVWALCESVTSGFLTVNERALDEVLFWLKGSVAGRNLERFLPVLPYMVLGWLGAVWVAGPLRVLMMGEDVARSLGQRTMRVKVVTGVVIVLLAGSSVAIAGPIGFVGLVAPHAARALVGFRLRWQAVYSGLLGAIVLLAADIGGRYVAMPKELPIGVMTALIGAPVFIALARRERR, translated from the coding sequence ATGACCGGCTTGTTGTCCACGCCTGCGCGCCGTGCCGCCGGCCTGATGGTTGGCCTGCTTGTGCTCGCCCTGCTTGCGGCCGTCAGCGTATCCTATGGCGCGCTGGCCACGAGCTGGCGCACGGTGATCGAGGCGTACACCCAGTTTAACGGAAGCAACGAGCACCTGGTGATCACCGAGGTGCGCGTGCCCCGCACGGCGATCGCCTTGGCCGTCGGCGCGAGCCTGGGGATGGCCGGCGCCTTGCTGCAGATGCTGACGCGCAACCCGCTGGCCGATCCGGAAGTGTTTGGGCTGAACGCCGGCGCGGCCTTGGCCATCGTGGTGGCCGTCAGCGTCTTTTCGATCAGCTCGCTTGCCGCGTTTACGGCGCTGGCCTTTGTGGGGGCGGCGTGCGCCGGGCTCGGGGTGCTCCTGCTTGGCTCGCTAGGGCGTGACGGAATGACGCCGCTCAAGCTGACGCTGGCCGGGGCGGCCGTCTGGGCCCTCTGCGAGTCGGTGACGAGCGGTTTCCTGACGGTGAACGAACGGGCGCTGGACGAGGTCCTGTTTTGGCTGAAGGGTTCGGTGGCCGGACGCAACCTGGAACGGTTTCTCCCGGTATTGCCGTACATGGTCCTCGGCTGGCTGGGCGCCGTCTGGGTGGCCGGCCCGCTGCGCGTCCTCATGATGGGCGAGGACGTGGCCCGCAGCCTTGGCCAGCGCACGATGCGGGTGAAGGTGGTCACGGGTGTCGTCATCGTCCTGTTGGCCGGCAGTTCCGTGGCCATCGCCGGACCGATTGGCTTTGTCGGGCTGGTGGCCCCACACGCCGCGCGGGCGCTGGTGGGGTTTCGCCTGCGGTGGCAGGCGGTGTACAGCGGCCTTCTGGGGGCCATCGTGCTCCTCGCTGCGGACATCGGGGGGCGCTACGTGGCCATGCCCAAGGAGCTGCCCATCGGGGTGATGACCGCCCTGATCGGCGCTCCGGTGTTCATCGCCCTGGCGAGAAGGGAGCGGAGGTAG
- a CDS encoding ABC transporter substrate-binding protein, with the protein MIQAGSRRIRFSLLATVLAMALLATGCGTKPEAQPANTGASAGSNSEGYVVKHAMGETRIPKTPERIVVLTNEATEAILALGIKPVGAVNSWVGDPWYDHIAKEMEGVQPLGKEDQPNLEAIAALKPDLILGTKMRHEKIYPQLSQIAPTVFSETIRGKWQENFRLWAEAVNRKAEGEKILAEWDKRIADFRQKAGDKLKMKVSLVRFMPGRVRILYKDTFAGSILEEIGFARPPAQDKNEFAAEVSKERIPEMDGDILFYYTYETGDGKASQLEKEWTNDPLWTNLSVVKNGKAYKVDDVIWNTAGGIKAANLLLDDLYKYVLNTNP; encoded by the coding sequence ATGATCCAAGCGGGTTCCCGTCGCATCCGGTTTTCCCTACTCGCCACGGTGCTGGCCATGGCGCTGCTCGCAACCGGCTGCGGCACAAAGCCGGAGGCCCAGCCGGCCAACACCGGCGCGAGCGCGGGTTCCAACAGCGAAGGGTACGTGGTCAAGCACGCGATGGGCGAAACACGGATTCCCAAGACGCCGGAACGCATCGTCGTACTGACCAACGAAGCCACGGAGGCGATCCTGGCCCTGGGCATCAAGCCGGTGGGGGCCGTCAACTCGTGGGTGGGCGACCCGTGGTACGACCACATCGCCAAGGAGATGGAAGGGGTTCAGCCGCTCGGCAAGGAAGACCAGCCGAACCTGGAAGCGATCGCCGCGCTGAAGCCCGATCTGATCCTGGGCACCAAGATGCGCCACGAAAAGATCTACCCGCAGCTTTCCCAGATCGCGCCGACGGTCTTTTCCGAAACGATTCGCGGCAAGTGGCAGGAAAACTTCAGGCTGTGGGCGGAAGCGGTCAACCGCAAGGCGGAAGGGGAAAAAATCCTGGCCGAGTGGGACAAGCGGATCGCCGACTTCCGGCAAAAGGCCGGCGACAAGCTGAAGATGAAGGTTTCCCTCGTCCGCTTCATGCCCGGCCGCGTGCGCATCTTGTACAAGGACACCTTTGCCGGGAGCATCCTCGAGGAAATCGGCTTTGCCCGCCCGCCGGCCCAGGACAAAAACGAGTTCGCCGCCGAAGTGTCGAAAGAGCGCATCCCGGAAATGGACGGCGACATCCTCTTCTACTACACCTACGAAACCGGCGATGGAAAAGCCTCGCAGCTGGAGAAGGAATGGACGAACGACCCGCTGTGGACGAACCTGTCCGTCGTGAAAAACGGGAAGGCGTACAAGGTGGACGACGTCATCTGGAACACCGCCGGCGGCATCAAGGCGGCCAACCTGCTCCTCGACGACCTGTACAAATACGTCCTGAACACCAACCCCTGA